A part of Aspergillus flavus chromosome 1, complete sequence genomic DNA contains:
- a CDS encoding transcription elongation factor 1 (transcription elongation factor, putative): MGKRKKSSRQPQGPKKREPLPTTFACLFCNHENSIVVKLDKKLGLGNLSCKVCGQRFQTGINYLSAAVDVYSDWVDACDAVAKDTANRYEDTNAGGLRSNEYTVSSSGQDAEYDDADRAGAYVDDD; this comes from the exons ATG GGCAAGCGCAAGAAGTCAAGCAGACAACCACAAGGGCCAAAGAAG AGAGAACCATTGCCTACAACTTTCGCATGTCTTTTCTGTAACCACGAAAATTCTATTGTGGTGAAACTAGACAAGAAGCTGGGGCTAGGAAATTTGTCCTGTAAGGTGTGTGGACAGAGGTTTCAAACCGGTATTAATT ATCTTTCTGCTGCTGTCGATGTATATTCGGATTGGGTAGATGCTTGTGATGCAGTGGCCAAGGATACTGCCAACAGATACGAAGATACTAATGCCGGCGGTCTGCGATCAAATGAGTATACTGTGTCTTCTAGTGGACAAGATGCTGAGTACGATGATGCAGACCGTGCGGGTGCATATGTGGATGACGATTGA
- a CDS encoding Rheb small monomeric GTPase RhbA (GTP-binding protein rhb1) — protein MPTAPKQRKIAIVGSRSVGKSSLTVRFVEHHFVESYYPTIENTFSRIIKYNGQDFATEIVDTAGQDEYSILNSKHFIGIHGYIIVYSVASRQSFDMVRVIRDKILNHLGADYVPLVLVGNKSDLKSEQRQVSLDEGRGLGEDFHCAFTEASARLGYNVEKAFDLMIGEIEKSQNPSQPTGGNKCVVM, from the exons ATGCCTACTGCACCAAAGCAGCGAAAGATAGCTATCGTTGGTAGTCGGTCTGTGG GTAAATCTTCTCTTACAGTTCGATTTGTTGAGCATCATTTTGTAGAAAGTTATTACCCGACTATCGAGAACACGTTTAGTCGAATCATCAAGTACAACGGCCAAGATTTTGCAACGGAGATTGTTGACACAGCTGGTCAA GATGAATACAGTATCTTGAACTCTAAGCATTTTATTGGGATTCATGGGTATATCATTGTCTATTCGGTGGCGTCCCGCCAGTCTTTCGATATGGTGAGGGTCATTCGAGACAAGATACTAAATCACCTT GGAGCGGATTATGTGCCCCTTGTGCTCGTCGGAAACAAAAGTGATTTGAAATCCGAACAACGTCAAGTATCATTGGACGAAGGCCGGGGCTTAGGAGAAGACTTCCATTGTGCTTTTACCGAGGCTAGCGCTCGTCTTGGTTACAATGTTGAGAAAGCTTTTGATTTAATGATAGGGGAGATCGAGAAGTCCCAGAATCCGTCGCAGCCCACAGGAGGAAACAAGTGTGTTGTAATGTGA
- a CDS encoding wings apart-like protein regulation of heterochromatin-domain-containing protein, whose protein sequence is MREKVKRLVTYGKPSSRKSHNLKNRVKEASTAPIISSEAEGSNTCPCSSTLTRSPSSDSKQLCGVDSLDHIPDTHISSSQNRHGKAYDGTGTKRRKLHQEKAQQTQEPSASAGSHVGSIFAHESSTMFGETGSSNCVRANEALHMAKARGQSDACSLLTEAQADSDKHEQTPTEMTYMLQSSRDKMFSLETDRLSTSYPSGMNATRHQTDQPIPRKRLVDSLNTTEEVSVDRLSDRECQPDCQTSSSHIRKGTDGQRTAYMHRSKGSGTDNIQQSTDSRPLTSGRPRVTYAHQRSFLNDAYVVGHTGEPGLLVSPTCRNLRQPQPSLGLLSQTYLHVEDEENLDNRPVRSIHELRQAGDNARFWETVDSIFEDIEDPHNSASDVCNGFVQLCTKLMEPRFLDRFSEAGFDERLVKCMTGGGFDIVSITLALCAYRLICLSSSFSSILPTPMWSKLLDKAPTLLDVQDDILVTAKQRSIGLSKAVQASLKSLLPRLSLAIYGEQPISTISPRLQILVNLQSSLTVYQEKGTSVNIPASLLTLIIELLSPAACENAKFPLPFERYQTLVLALSILENYTILTGPLDPDCCNSLRSLTQCHKFLYPNQSDQSRRILILYIRVLLNLTNKDSSLCEECSRTEIVGGLVKVIISEFCAVPEENTGKEYSSLDAVILALGALINLAEKSESSRAIFLESTNNSESFLDLLLQQFSTSISSAPQAHSVPEVQHNVAIGYLSILLVTLCLNHMALAQVKVSLDGKGLAAALSTAQEFIRYYQKVEKDSRLFETRHGDGAELTPRLERIICQIREEERQ, encoded by the exons ATGCGCGAGAAAGTTAAGAGACTTGTGACTTACGGTAAACCAAGCTCTAGGAAGTCTCACAATCTCAAGAACAGGGTAAAAGAGGCTTCAACGGCCCCTATTATCTCTAGTGAGGCTGAAGGCTCAAACACTTGTCCCTGTTCAAGTACCTTGACTCGATCACCAAGCAGTGATTCTAAGCAACTCTGTGGCGTTGACTCGCTTGATCATATTCCTGATACGCACATATCAAGTTCCCAGAATAGACATGGGAAAGCCTATGATGGCACCGGAACAAAGCGCAGAAAGCTCCATCAGGAAAAGGCGCAGCAAACTCAGGAGCCTAGCGCTAGTGCTGGTAGTCATGTTGGGTCTATATTTGCGCATGAAAGTTCCACGATGTTTGGTGAAACTGGAAGTTCCAATTGTGTCAGGGCCAATGAAGCTCTCCATATGGCCAAAGCTCGAGGCCAAAGTGATGCTTGTAGCCTTCTAACGGAAGCCCAGGCTGATTCCGACAAACATGAACAAACTCCTACAGAAATGACCTATATGCTTCAATCGTCACGGGATAAAATGTTTTCTCTCGAGACCGACAGGCTTTCTACATCATATCCCAGCGGCATGAATGCAACCAGACACCAAACCGATCAACCAATCCCCCGAAAGAGATTAGTTGATTCATTAAACACAACAGAAGAGGTGTCAGTAGATCGTCTGTCAGATCGTGAATGTCAGCCCGACTGCCAAACCTCCTCTAGCCATATCCGGAAAGGAACCGATGGACAGCGTACTGCGTATATGCATCGGTCTAAGGGTTCTGGTACAGACAATATCCAACAGTCGACTGATTCCAGACCATTAACATCTGGACGACCTAGGGTTACTTATGCACACCAGCGTTCCTTCCTAAATGATGCTTATGTCGTGGGCCACACTGGAGAACCTGGACTATTAGTTTCGCCGACATGTCGTAACCTTAGGCAGCCACAGCCAAGTTTAGGACTCCTATCTCAAACCTATTTGCATGttgaagacgaggaaaacCTCGACAACAGGCCAGTTCGAAGCATTCACGAGCTCAGACAGGCTGGAGACAATGCACGCTTTTGGGAAACAGTGGATTCGATCttcgaggatatcgaggacCCTCACAATTCCGCTTCGGACGTGTGCAATGGTTTTGTTCAACTGTGTACTAAACTTATGGAGCCTCGATTCTTAGACCGTTTTTCCGAAGCCGGGTTTGACGAACGACTCGTAAAGTGCATGACAGGCGGTGGCTTTGATATAGTTTCAATTACCCTTGCTCTATGCGCTTATAGATTGATATGTCTCAGCAGCTCTTTCTCGTCTATACTCCCAACACCCATGTGGTCCAAACTTTTGGATAAAGCCCCCACTCTACTTGACGTCCAAGACGATATATTAGTTACCGCGAAACAGCGATCTATCGGCCTATCAAAAGCTGTCCAAGCATCATTAAAGAGTCTTCTACCACGTTTATCCCTTGCGATATACGGAGAGCAGCCAATATCAACTATTTCACCGCGTTTGCAGATTCTTGTGAATCTTCAATCTTCTCTAACTGTATATCAAGAGAAGGGCACCAGTGTCAATATCCCTGCATCGCTTTTAACCCTCATTATTGAGTTATTATCACCCGCAGCTTGTGAGAATGCAAAATTCCCTCTGCCTTTTGAACGTTATCAGACGCTCGTCCTGGCTTTGTCGATTCTGGAAAATTACACAATCCTAACGGGCCCATTGGATCCCGACTGCTGCAATTCCTTACGCTCGCTTACTCAGTGTCATAAATTTCTCTATCCGAACCAGTCCGATCAAAGCCGGCGGATTCTGATTCTATACATTCGGGTACTATTGAACCTTACCAACAAGGACTCATCTCTTTGTGAGGAGTGTTCCAGAACTGAAATTGTTGGCGGACTTGTCAAGGTCATCATTTCGGAATTCTGCGCTGTGCCTGAAGAAAATACTGGTAAAGAATATAGCTCACTGGATGCGGTAATATTAGCTTTGGGTGCTCTTATTAATCTTGCAGAGAAAAGTGAATCGTCGAGAGCTATTTTTCTGGAGTCAACAAATAATTCCGAATctttcttggatttgctCCTACAACAATTTTCTACCAGCATAAGTTCTGCGCCCCAG GCACACTCCGTCCCCGAAGTGCAGCATAATGTTGCTATCGGGTACTTGTCAATTCTTCTAGTCACACTTTGTTTGAATCACATGGCATTGGCCCAGGTCAAAGTTTCCCTAGACGGCAAGGGACTTGCAGCTGCGCTATCAACGGCTCAGGAGTTCATACGATATTATCAAAAGGTTGAGAAAGATTCGCGATTGTTCGAGACACGACACGGAGATGGAGCCGAACTTACACCAAGATTAGAGCGAATTATTTGCCAGATACGAGAGGAGGAACGACAATAA
- a CDS encoding cytosine deaminase-uracil phosphoribosyltransferase fusion protein: MTMADERLEAIPSPAQGVGPIYRPDGEKPTATVSKDIPYENVHVLPQTPQLIALLTMIRDKRTGRADFIFYSNRIIRLLVEEGLNHLPVVEQAVTTPVGRTYLGVKFEGKICGVSIMRAGEAMEQGLRDCCRSVRIGKILIQRDEETCKPKLFYEKLPADISSRWVLLLDPMFATGGSATLAVEILKAKGVPEDRILFLNLIASPSGVADFAERFPKLRVVTAFIDQGLDEKKYIIPGLGDFGDRYYTL; encoded by the exons ATGACCATGGCTGATGAACGATTGGAAGCGATCCCTTCTCCTGCCCAAGGAGTTGGCCCAATTTACAGACCCGATGGCGAGAAGCCAACAGCGACAGTGTCGAAAGACATACCTTATGAAAATGTCCATGTCTTGCCTCAAACACCCCAGTTGATCGCTCTTCTAAC TATGATCAGAGATAAGAGAACTGGACGTGCCGATTTCATATTCTATTCCAACAGAATCATCCGTTTATTGGTGGAAGAGGGTTTAAACCACCTTCCAGTGGTTGAGCAAGCGGTGACAACTCCTGTAGGCCGTACCTATCTCGGTGTCAAGTTCGAAGGTAAAATATGCGGCGTATCCATCATGAGAGCAGGCGAGGCGATGGAGCAGGGCTTGAGAGATTGCTGTCGATCAGTTCGCATTGGGAAAATACTTATACAGAGAGATGAGGAAACATGCAAGCCGAAGCTTTTCTACGAGAAGCTCCCTGCTGATATCTCCAGTCGATGGGTTTTACTCCTTGATCCAATGTTCGCAACTG GGGGTTCGGCGACGCTCGCTGTCGAAATTCTGAAGGCGAAGGGTGTACCAGAGGACCGTATTCTATTCCTCAACCTTATCGCAAGCCCTTCAGGAGTTGCAGACTTTGCGGAACGCTTCCCTAAGCTCAGGGTCGTAACTGCTTTTATTGACCAAGGCTTGGATGAGAAAAA GTACATTATCCCTGGGCTTGGTGATTTTGGTGATCGATACTATACGCTGTGA